A single Chitinivibrio alkaliphilus ACht1 DNA region contains:
- the cmr4 gene encoding type III-B CRISPR module RAMP protein Cmr4, translating into MYKQQNSDVISFYAISPVHAGSGSSTGVVDLPIQRERHTNWPHIQASGVKGAMRAHFEKFSNSIADVKDSKQQEEITNKIFGAENFEGDILPGAISVSDAKLLAFPMRSNAYPFVWITSPAVLKRALRDLEMVNLAAHDKIQSVDGTDALALAGGITGDVLLEDYEVTVSAEIELPESLKKLLSGADKLLLVSDEVFNYGVSNCTEVQTQIKIDQKTGTATDGALRYEELLPADSILYSVLMYGNTRDTSEMPAESLIQYLKNEVITTHIQMGGDETLGRGMFKIQWVKEA; encoded by the coding sequence ATGTATAAACAGCAAAACTCTGATGTGATTTCATTCTATGCTATTTCTCCGGTTCATGCCGGTTCCGGATCATCAACGGGTGTGGTGGATCTTCCCATTCAGCGTGAACGCCACACCAACTGGCCCCATATTCAGGCTTCAGGGGTGAAAGGAGCCATGAGGGCTCATTTTGAAAAATTTTCAAATTCTATTGCAGATGTAAAAGACTCCAAACAGCAGGAAGAGATCACCAACAAAATTTTCGGAGCAGAAAATTTTGAAGGGGATATTCTTCCTGGGGCAATTTCTGTATCCGATGCCAAATTATTGGCGTTTCCCATGCGTTCAAACGCGTATCCCTTTGTCTGGATTACATCGCCGGCAGTCCTGAAACGAGCTCTTCGGGATCTGGAAATGGTGAATTTGGCAGCACACGATAAAATACAATCCGTAGACGGAACCGATGCCCTGGCTCTGGCCGGTGGAATAACAGGTGATGTTCTCCTTGAAGATTATGAGGTGACAGTTTCTGCAGAAATTGAACTGCCTGAATCCCTGAAGAAACTTCTGTCCGGGGCAGATAAACTCCTGTTGGTAAGTGATGAAGTATTCAATTACGGTGTTTCCAATTGTACAGAGGTACAGACACAGATTAAGATTGATCAAAAAACCGGTACTGCTACTGACGGCGCACTGCGCTATGAAGAGTTACTGCCGGCAGATTCGATATTGTATTCCGTGCTTATGTATGGAAATACCCGCGATACAAGTGAGATGCCGGCGGAAAGCCTGATTCAGTATCTGAAGAATGAGGTTATCACCACTCATATTCAAATGGGTGGTGATGAAACTCTGGGGCGCGGTATGTTTAAAATTCAATGGGTGAAGGAGGCGTAA
- a CDS encoding type III-B CRISPR module-associated Cmr3 family protein, translating to MSWYKFIPSDTFFLRGAEPLAAGMEYETPTIFPPAPSVLCGAMRTAVLSQNDITIRQFKKGVSDLERYIGKFGASAPFSVTGVFLACGDTLYVPTPYNWMTESEKNSDEIAVVIPELLPAHAKKLGICGSYRSLYWGKHAKDLRSLGGSWVSLPALQQKKKKLKVDTDILLNTDSFITQEERTGIALDANRSVKKSQLYTGRHLRLAEGWSLVWSTDRDTGLASSGVMTIGGEQRFGTYEEIDSVNLNKNTELNAYMCTTPVLATTEVGEKVIASGKLVYRGGWSLAKQFHKPMVGYYPAGTVFSSKIDKCCISL from the coding sequence GTGAGCTGGTATAAATTTATTCCATCGGATACGTTTTTTCTGAGAGGGGCAGAACCCCTGGCTGCCGGTATGGAGTATGAAACTCCGACAATCTTTCCACCGGCTCCTTCTGTTTTATGCGGAGCTATGAGGACTGCTGTTCTCAGCCAAAATGATATTACCATCAGGCAATTCAAAAAAGGCGTGAGCGATCTTGAAAGATACATCGGAAAATTCGGCGCTTCAGCACCTTTTTCTGTAACCGGGGTTTTTCTTGCCTGTGGAGACACATTGTATGTGCCAACACCCTATAACTGGATGACCGAAAGCGAGAAAAATTCAGATGAAATTGCCGTTGTAATCCCGGAATTATTGCCGGCTCATGCGAAAAAACTTGGGATCTGTGGAAGTTATCGATCGCTTTATTGGGGAAAGCATGCGAAAGATTTACGTTCCCTTGGTGGAAGCTGGGTTTCCCTTCCGGCATTGCAGCAAAAAAAGAAAAAGTTGAAGGTTGATACGGATATTTTGCTGAATACGGACTCTTTTATTACGCAGGAGGAGCGAACAGGTATCGCTCTTGATGCTAACCGCAGTGTTAAAAAAAGTCAGCTTTATACAGGCCGACATCTCCGACTTGCTGAAGGTTGGTCCCTTGTCTGGTCAACAGACCGTGATACAGGGCTTGCCTCTTCCGGTGTAATGACTATCGGTGGGGAACAGCGATTTGGTACATATGAGGAGATTGATTCTGTAAATCTAAATAAAAATACTGAATTAAATGCATATATGTGTACGACGCCTGTTTTGGCCACCACTGAGGTTGGAGAAAAGGTGATCGCCTCCGGAAAGCTCGTATATCGGGGGGGTTGGAGTCTTGCAAAACAGTTTCATAAACCCATGGTGGGATATTATCCTGCAGGGACCGTGTTCAGTTCAAAAATTGATAAATGTTGTATTTCACTATAA
- the cmr6 gene encoding type III-B CRISPR module RAMP protein Cmr6 — MSFYAIPEYIRNKVEQGKQFANFGLLFQKFYPYDGAPDYEKIPHTGSVKRLVQKYRAEFNLIAHKQKQQKDFLENRVHLASKDSILALSAKLTSRLVTGIGEVSPSEVGMVFDRNSGLPYIPAASIKGAVRMAYTINFARKNPDKVSGGTIDENDVDGLKELFGSLDTANASRGGFVFMDSYSVDIPQVVADVMTPHFSNYYGGKNPYPVETESPVPIQFLAVEKGLEFAFRGFFINDDAKKYAPQLMEAFNTALTELGLGAKTATGYGRFTAPSDVSEDIWLKVEQDKLRADERRRKEAEAKAEAKRIAEKKRRRSRK, encoded by the coding sequence ATGAGTTTTTATGCAATTCCAGAGTATATTCGTAACAAGGTGGAACAGGGAAAGCAGTTTGCTAATTTCGGTTTGCTCTTTCAGAAATTTTATCCCTATGATGGAGCTCCGGATTATGAAAAGATACCTCATACGGGGAGTGTAAAGCGGCTTGTTCAAAAGTACCGGGCGGAGTTCAACTTGATTGCCCATAAGCAGAAACAGCAAAAGGATTTTTTAGAGAACAGGGTACATCTGGCCTCGAAAGATTCTATACTGGCCTTGTCTGCAAAACTTACCAGTCGCTTGGTAACCGGTATCGGAGAGGTTTCTCCCTCTGAAGTAGGGATGGTTTTTGATCGTAACAGCGGCCTGCCCTACATACCTGCTGCTTCCATTAAGGGAGCTGTTCGTATGGCATATACTATAAATTTCGCACGAAAAAATCCTGACAAGGTATCGGGTGGTACAATTGATGAAAATGATGTGGATGGATTGAAAGAGCTCTTTGGTTCTCTTGATACTGCAAATGCTTCTCGTGGCGGTTTTGTCTTTATGGATAGCTATTCAGTAGATATTCCGCAGGTTGTGGCCGATGTTATGACGCCACATTTTTCCAACTACTATGGTGGCAAGAATCCGTATCCGGTTGAAACAGAGTCACCCGTTCCCATTCAGTTTCTCGCAGTGGAAAAGGGGCTTGAATTTGCATTCCGTGGATTCTTCATCAACGATGATGCTAAAAAGTATGCGCCACAATTGATGGAGGCATTTAATACAGCTCTCACGGAACTGGGTCTTGGTGCAAAAACTGCCACGGGATATGGGCGATTTACTGCTCCCAGCGACGTAAGCGAGGATATCTGGCTTAAAGTTGAGCAGGATAAGCTAAGAGCTGATGAACGCCGTCGAAAAGAGGCTGAGGCAAAGGCTGAAGCAAAACGAATTGCAGAAAAAAAGAGAAGGAGGAGCAGAAAATAA
- the cmr5 gene encoding type III-B CRISPR module-associated protein Cmr5: protein MIQTKEQQRSAFALQKIDTVFDGRTDKETANFIVGLPTMILQNGFGQTLAFLFSKAKGAKEGKYYDSAKVMLEWANENGATLGDDLMKALSEISEMDARKYISIQQETLAMLCWLKRYARAFQEA from the coding sequence ATGATACAGACAAAGGAACAGCAGCGAAGCGCATTTGCTCTCCAAAAGATTGATACTGTGTTTGACGGAAGAACAGATAAAGAGACAGCAAACTTTATTGTTGGACTCCCTACCATGATCCTTCAGAATGGTTTTGGCCAGACTCTTGCATTTCTTTTCTCGAAGGCAAAGGGAGCGAAAGAGGGGAAATACTACGACTCAGCAAAAGTTATGCTGGAGTGGGCAAATGAGAATGGGGCAACCCTTGGTGATGATCTGATGAAAGCACTTTCAGAAATTTCAGAAATGGATGCCCGTAAATATATTAGTATTCAGCAGGAGACCCTTGCAATGCTCTGTTGGTTGAAACGGTATGCCCGTGCATTTCAGGAGGCGTAA